In Cicer arietinum cultivar CDC Frontier isolate Library 1 chromosome 1, Cicar.CDCFrontier_v2.0, whole genome shotgun sequence, one DNA window encodes the following:
- the LOC101492167 gene encoding growth-regulating factor 3 isoform X2, protein MNKNRFPFTPSQWQELEHQALVYKYMASGISIPPDLLFTIRRSFFDSPLISSTLLPNQTQQQHFGWNYLQMGIGRKIDPEPGRCRRTDGKKWRCSKEAYQDSKYCERHMHRGKNRSRKPVEVFKTTTTNANANANANANNPSTLTSNNSSLSFDTQQHHHHSHLQHSFLYHHPSSKSSSSTAIVLSSYEDNSAPLFLDTNSCSHNNTDYRYVYGEKEDVDEYAFFKEPSGSSTMKSFSTSSMDRDSWQLTPLTMSSSSSSSSSRLRSFSSLSNDYSCLQLQSLSEQSKQQEQEKEPQKTVHRFFDEWPHKGREQWLHDLDDKSSTTQLSISIPSSAHDFPTFTSSTHHDD, encoded by the exons ATGAACAAGAATAGGTTCCCATTTACACCATCACAATGGCAAGAACTTGAACATCAAGCTCTTGTTTACAAGTACATGGCTTCTGGTATCTCTATTCCACCTGATCTTCTTTTCACTATTAGAAGAAGCTTTTTCGATTCTCCTCTCATCTCTTCAACTCTTTTGCCTAAccaaacacaacaacaacatt TTGGATGGAACTATCTTCAAATGGGTATAGGAAGAAAAATAGATCCTGAACCAGGTAGATGCAGAAGAACAGATGGAAAAAAATGGAGATGCTCAAAAGAAGCATATCAAGATTCTAAATACTGTGAAAGACACATGCATAGAGGAAAAAACCGTTCAAGAAAGCCTGTGGaagttttcaaaacaacaacaacaaatgcAAATGCAAATGCAAATGCAAATGCAAATAATCCTTCAACTCTTACATCTAATAATTCTTCTTTGTCCTTTGATACACAACAACACCATCATCATTCTCATTTGCAACATTCCTTTCTTTATCATCATCCATCATCAAAGTCCTCATCATCAACTGCtattgttttgtcatcatatgaAGATAATAGTGCTCCCTTGTTTCTTGATACTAATTCTTGCTCTCATAATAACACAGATTACAG GTATGTGTATGGAGAGAAAGAAGATGTAGATGAGTATGCTTTCTTCAAAGAACCTTCTGGAAGTAGTACTATGAAAAGCTTCTCTACTTCTTCTATGGATCGTGATTCTTGGCAACTAACACCACTCACTATGAGTTCTTCATCTTCTTCGTCGTCTTCGAGACTGAGGAGTTTTTCTTCTTTGTCCAATGATTACTCTTGCTTGCAACTTCAGAGTCTCAGTGAACAATCAAAACAGCAAGAACAAGAAAAAGAACCTCAGAAAACTGTCCATAGATTCTTTGATGAATGGCCACACAAAGGGAGAGAACAATGGCTTCATGATTTGGATGATAAATCTTCCACTACCCAACTCTCAATTTCTATTCCCTCCTCTGCTCATGATTTTCCAACTTTCACTTCTAGCACACACCATG ATGATTGA
- the LOC101492167 gene encoding growth-regulating factor 3 isoform X1, which yields MNKNRFPFTPSQWQELEHQALVYKYMASGISIPPDLLFTIRRSFFDSPLISSTLLPNQTQQQHFGWNYLQMGIGRKIDPEPGRCRRTDGKKWRCSKEAYQDSKYCERHMHRGKNRSRKPVEVFKTTTTNANANANANANNPSTLTSNNSSLSFDTQQHHHHSHLQHSFLYHHPSSKSSSSTAIVLSSYEDNSAPLFLDTNSCSHNNTDYRNRYVYGEKEDVDEYAFFKEPSGSSTMKSFSTSSMDRDSWQLTPLTMSSSSSSSSSRLRSFSSLSNDYSCLQLQSLSEQSKQQEQEKEPQKTVHRFFDEWPHKGREQWLHDLDDKSSTTQLSISIPSSAHDFPTFTSSTHHDD from the exons ATGAACAAGAATAGGTTCCCATTTACACCATCACAATGGCAAGAACTTGAACATCAAGCTCTTGTTTACAAGTACATGGCTTCTGGTATCTCTATTCCACCTGATCTTCTTTTCACTATTAGAAGAAGCTTTTTCGATTCTCCTCTCATCTCTTCAACTCTTTTGCCTAAccaaacacaacaacaacatt TTGGATGGAACTATCTTCAAATGGGTATAGGAAGAAAAATAGATCCTGAACCAGGTAGATGCAGAAGAACAGATGGAAAAAAATGGAGATGCTCAAAAGAAGCATATCAAGATTCTAAATACTGTGAAAGACACATGCATAGAGGAAAAAACCGTTCAAGAAAGCCTGTGGaagttttcaaaacaacaacaacaaatgcAAATGCAAATGCAAATGCAAATGCAAATAATCCTTCAACTCTTACATCTAATAATTCTTCTTTGTCCTTTGATACACAACAACACCATCATCATTCTCATTTGCAACATTCCTTTCTTTATCATCATCCATCATCAAAGTCCTCATCATCAACTGCtattgttttgtcatcatatgaAGATAATAGTGCTCCCTTGTTTCTTGATACTAATTCTTGCTCTCATAATAACACAGATTACAG GAACAGGTATGTGTATGGAGAGAAAGAAGATGTAGATGAGTATGCTTTCTTCAAAGAACCTTCTGGAAGTAGTACTATGAAAAGCTTCTCTACTTCTTCTATGGATCGTGATTCTTGGCAACTAACACCACTCACTATGAGTTCTTCATCTTCTTCGTCGTCTTCGAGACTGAGGAGTTTTTCTTCTTTGTCCAATGATTACTCTTGCTTGCAACTTCAGAGTCTCAGTGAACAATCAAAACAGCAAGAACAAGAAAAAGAACCTCAGAAAACTGTCCATAGATTCTTTGATGAATGGCCACACAAAGGGAGAGAACAATGGCTTCATGATTTGGATGATAAATCTTCCACTACCCAACTCTCAATTTCTATTCCCTCCTCTGCTCATGATTTTCCAACTTTCACTTCTAGCACACACCATG ATGATTGA
- the LOC101492505 gene encoding uncharacterized protein, with translation MAGITKEEESGSPSWGASFFMQTTEDVARAVAAAMNTPKPSVIYSSKNDHGGSQLQRLQYQVTKMIKGFSRPSEVKYANYNPEILTSQKRQWAANFHLQYNDHKSWKEPTRLFESMVVVGLHPNCDIQALQRQYLVRKSEGSGKLRSALGYQNQSRVEPNVEPQVLFVYPPEKQLPLKEKDLLSFCFPGGLEVNAVERTPSMSEMNEILFGQEHLKQRDLSFVFRLQGADNSTLYGCCVLVEELVQKPSGLLSMISDKQSSYSSLRRQSRHILTTQRCYCILSRLPFFELHFGVLNSIFMQERLERLTKSVEYLNLEFVEGGYAQENSEENSVCVMVNDTLTEDKLDENPIISLTKNIEGESNHPEKQMVNEEQHIVKEGANDDNIVPIHLETEKIIAKEVSGPTNAEDSNMYGDALVTNKQSEDRRLPNAILPLLRYCQYESSESSCSFQGSPCEDRNFRSDADDTETEEASFSGQEDLNDLHEILEWAKANNCGPLQIISEYYRFGCPTRGSTLIFHPLEHLHPLEYHRPDENVLYCAGSTVDLKSCSTGLELAEAQNFLLAAEEATALSIWAVACLCGTLRLEHVLTFFAAALLEKQIVVVCSNLGILSASVLSVIPLIRPYQWQSLLMPVLPNDMLEFLEAPVPYIVGVRNKTNEVQSKLTNAILVDANRNQVKSSSLPQLPRQKELIASLRPYHATLVGESYLGRRRPVYECTEVQVEAANGFLSVLRSYLDSLCCNIRSHTITNVQSNDDKVSLLLRESFIDSFPSRDRPFMKLFVDTQLFSVHTDLVLSFFQKE, from the exons ATGGCTGGAATTACAAAGGAGGAAGAGTCAGGTAGTCCTAGTTGGGGTGCTTCGTTTTTTATGCAGACAACAGAAGACGTGGCTAGAGCCGTCGCTGCTGCTATGAATACTCCAAAGCCGTCTGTTATATATTCATCGAAAAATGATCATGGTGGTAGTCAGTTGCAAAGGCTGCAGTATCAAGTTACGAAAATGATAAAAGGATTTTCTCGCCCTTCTGAAGTTAAATATGCAAATTACAATCCAGAAATCCTGACAAGTCAGAAGCGTCAATGGGCTGCAAACTTTCATTTGCAGTACAAT GATCATAAGTCTTGGAAGGAGCCAACAAGGTTATTTGAAAGTATGGTGGTGGTTGGTCTTCATCCTAATTGTGACATTCAGGCACTGCAAAGGCAATATCTTGTGAGAAAGTCCGAAGGCTCTGGTAAACTGAGAAGTGCACTTGGCTATCAGAATCAATCCCGTGTGGAGCCCAATGTTGAACCTCAG GTCTTATTCGTATATCCTCCAGAAAAGCAGTTGCCTCTTAAAGAAAAGGATCTTCTGTCTTTCTGTTTCCCTGGAGGTCTGGAG GTTAATGCTGTTGAGAGAACTCCTTCCATGAGTGAAATGAATGAAATTCTTTTTGGCCAG GAACACCTTAAACAAAGAGATCTGTCTTTTGTATTTAGGTTACAG GGTGCTGATAATTCAACACTTTATGGGTGCTGTGTCTTAGTTGAAGAGCTAGTGCAAAAACCCTCTGGATTGCTTTCCATGATTTCGGATAAGCAGTCATCTTATTCTTCTTTGAGACGCCAATCACGCCATATATTAACCACACAAAGATGTTACTGCATTCTCTCAAGGCTCCCATTTTTTGAGTTGCACTTTGGTGTATTGAACAG TATCTTCATGCAAGAAAGGCTGGAGCGGTTGACAAAAAGTgttgaatatttaaatttagaatttgtTGAAGGTGGTTATGCGCAAGAAAACTCCGAAGAAAATTCAGTGTGTGTTATGGTGAATGATACACTAACTGAAGACAAACTTGATGAGAATCCAATAATTTCCCTAACCAAAAACATTGAGGGTGAAAGTAATCATCCAGAGAAACAAATGGTTAATGAAGAACAGCATATAGTCAAGGAAGGAGCAAATGATGACAATATTGTGCCTATTCATCTTGAAACTGAGAAAATAATTGCCAAAGAAGTATCTGGCCCTACAAATGCTGAAGATAGTAATATGTATGGGGATGCTTTGGTAACAAATAAACAGTCAGAAGATAGGCGTTTACCAAATGCTATTTTGCCCCTCCTACGGTATTGCCAGTATGAAAGCTCCGAATCTTCCTGCAG TTTTCAAGGTTCACCTTGTGAAGATAGAAATTTTAGGAGTGATGCTGATGATACTGAGACCGAAGAGGCTTCATTCTCAGGACAAGAAGATTTAAATGACCTACATGAGATTCTTGAATGGGCCAAg GCAAATAATTGTGGACCATTACAAATTATAAGTGAGTATTATCGTTTTGGGTGCCCTACAAGAGGCTCAACCCTTATTTTTCATCCTTTGGAGCACCTTCATCCCTTGGAATATCACAGACCTGATGAGAATGTTCTTTATTGTGCTGGTTCAACTGTTGATCTGAAATCGTGTAGTACGGGCCTGGAATTAGCTGAG GCACAAAACTTTCTTCTGGCTGCAGAGGAGGCAACTGCATTATCTATATGGGCTGTTGCGTGCTTATGTGGTACCTTGAGACTTGAACAT GTGTTAACATTCTTTGCAGCAGCTCTACTGGAGAAGCAGATAGTAGTTGTCTGTTCTAATTTG GGAATCCTATCTGCGTCAGTTTTATCAGTTATTCCACTAATCCGACCTTACCAATGGCAAAGCCTTCTAATGCCG GTTTTACCAAACGACATGCTTGAGTTTCTGGAAGCACCTGTTCCTTACATA GTTGGTGTCAGGAACAAGACAAATGAAGTTCAGTCAAAGTTAACCAACGCCATTCTGGTTGATGCCAACAGAAACCAG GTGAAGTCGTCATCCCTACCTCAACTGCCAAGACAGAAAGAACTAATTGCTTCTTTACGTCCTTATCATGCAACTCTTGTGGGAGAAAGTTACTTGGGTAGGAGAAGGCCGGTGTACGAATGCACGGAAGTGCAG GTAGAAGCTGCCAATGGATTCTTATCAGTGTTAAGGTCTTATTTGGATTCCCTTTGCTGTAACATCCGTTCACATACAATAACCAATGTACAATCCAATGACGATAAG GTATCCTTGCTTTTGAGAGAGAGTTTCATTGACTCATTCCCGTCTCGTGATCGGCCTTTCATGAAG CTTTTTGTGGATACACAGCTCTTCTCAGTACACACAGATCTTGTTCTCTCTTTCTTCCAAAAGGAATAA